A single region of the Ptychodera flava strain L36383 chromosome 9, AS_Pfla_20210202, whole genome shotgun sequence genome encodes:
- the LOC139140340 gene encoding tripartite motif-containing protein 2-like, with amino-acid sequence MPGSADIEQLFDLQYVIPEDLVTCKLCSGVFKSPHTLPCLHTFCRTCLEVEQISRDAGNETVTCPICDYGFKIDCVQEKTPRTNFFLAGLADSFWELRCKGSTLSKHQCALCTEKLCVIACGGCSLRMCSKCALSHISKNPPRDHRLFRLEEGSMSLMNDDAVRPHRDEKISCRHHPDNQIQSFCCTCNVPTCTKCVMEDHGKPGHEISFMAGVARMKQQDLKQAMKLLKTQAKFINKGILAAKTEADKITEHSAKAESKIDSHAENLIAQIMNMKELAKNKVRDLVQLKTNILKNQINELEKRVAAMQSTEKFANALLKYANPAEYLTSEDTLCNRVRQLVNEDVQYTPKETGDVIFEVDEAPVQHGFGILRSTSVSGDNSTCTRVKTVFRIGEEQKVVIATRNRENEIVAAYSSVTAEIAYPSGKTKELDVEHNLDDLSHTVKFCCLDEGKYLLKVNVGGFPLNGSPFTVKVVPQEGTFKEFGGFGDTIMDTPPSIEGVAINLQNHAVLADKTNHQLQILDSLCNYAGSVEFPNLSKPFSPNDIAMSDDGQCFVADDANKEVVVWSERDEVTRAFGKGKLSCPKSLALTKDGYVLVTDWQVLTRKHCIKKLTRDGNCVKVINSNNRTFTKPSSVRVNSKNQMIVSDTQNHRVVVMTVDGTLISSFGFRGSKDGQLISPRGIDIDDNDDVYVCDYGNDRISQYDSRGNFIRHAVKLDVTKPIRVAITKYGPRRIVVTMDTAEPGSSSSAAKIFYV; translated from the coding sequence ATGCCGGGCAGTGCTGACATTGAACAACTCTTTGACTTGCAGTATGTGATACCAGAAGACTTGGTTACGTGTAAGCTATGTTCTGGAGTGTTCAAGAGTCCGCATACTCTGCCGTGCCTCCACACTTTCTGCCGAACTTGTCTCGAAGTCGAACAGATATCTCGTGACGCGGGCAACGAGACCGTTACGTGCCCAATTTGCGATTATGGTTTCAAAATTGACTGCGTCCAAGAGAAAACGCCGAGAACAAACTTCTTTTTAGCGGGACTGGCAGACAGCTTCTGGGAACTCAGGTGTAAGGGCTCTACTTTGAGTAAACACCAGTGTGCCCTTTGTACAGAGAAGTTGTGCGTCATCGCATGTGGAGGCTGTTCCCTTCGGATGTGTTCGAAATGCGCGTTGTCGCATATCAGCAAAAATCCACCAAGAGATCACAGATTATTCCGTCTTGAGGAAGGCAGTATGAGCCTGATGAACGACGACGCAGTGAGGCCTCATCGGGACGAGAAGATCTCTTGTCGACACCACCCTGACAATCAAATCCAATCGTTTTGTTGCACATGCAACGTGCCCACCTGTACAAAATGCGTTATGGAAGATCACGGCAAACCTGGACACGAAATCTCGTTTATGGCCGGCGTCGCGAGAATGAAACAACAGGATCTGAAACAGGCTATGAAACTGTTGAAAACACAGGCAAAGTTCATAAATAAGGGGATTCTGGCCGCGAAAACTGAAGCAGACAAAATCACAGAGCACAGCGCAAAGGCTGAAAGTAAAATTGACAGTCATGCAGAGAATCTGATCGCACAGATAATGAACATGAAGGAACTGGCCAAGAACAAAGTTAGAGATTTGGTTCAACTGAAAACGAACATTCTTAAAAACCAGATCAACGAACTGGAGAAACGTGTCGCGGCAATGCAGAGCACCGAGAAGTTTGCGAATGCTCTGCTGAAGTATGCTAACCCCGCCGAATACCTGACATCTGAAGACACACTGTGCAATCGAGTCCGACAGCTAGTGAACGAAGACGTGCAGTACACTCCCAAGGAGACGGGTGACGTCATCTTCGAGGTGGATGAAGCTCCCGTCCAGCATGGCTTCGGAATACTGAGATCTACGTCTGTCTCTGGTGATAACTCAACTTGCACTCGAGTGAAAACTGTTTTCCGAATTGGAGAAGAGCAGAAAGTTGTTATTGCCACGCGAAACCGGGAAAATGAAATCGTCGCCGCTTACAGCAGCGTGACGGCAGAAATTGCATATCCCAGTGGAAAGACGAAAGAACTCGACGTTGAACATAACCTTGACGATCTGTCACACACGGTGAAGTTCTGTTGTTTAGATGAAGGGAAGTATCTTCTTAAAGTAAATGTTGGTGGCTTTCCTTTGAATGGTTCTCCATTCACCGTAAAAGTTGTACCTCAGGAAGGGACCTTCAAAGAGTTTGGCGGCTTTGGCGATACGATCATGGACACACCACCCTCCATCGAGGGAGTAGCGATCAACCTCCAAAACCACGCGGTGCTGGCTGACAAAACCAATCACCAACTCCAAATCCTCGACTCTCTCTGTAACTACGCAGGCTCCGTGGAATTTCCGAATTTGTCGAAGCCGTTTTCTCCGAATGACATTGCGATGTCGGACGATGGTCAGTGTTTTGTGGCCGATGATGCTAACAAAGAAGTAGTCGTTTGGAGCGAGAGGGATGAAGTCACCCGGGCATTTGGTAAAGGCAAACTCAGCTGCCCGAAAAGTCTGGCCCTGACGAAAGACGGATACGTACTTGTGACGGACTGGCAAGTTTTAACGAGAAAGCATTGCATAAAAAAACTCACTAGAGATGGCAATTGTGTGAAAGTGATCAACTCCAATAACAGAACATTTACAAAGCCGAGCTCAGTTCGGGTGAACTCCAAAAACCAAATGATAGTGTCTGACACTCAAAATCATCGTGTTGTTGTCATGACGGTCGATGGTACTTTGATCTCCTCCTTCGGTTTCAGGGGTTCAAAGGACGGTCAGCTGATCAGCCCCCGTGGCATCGACATCGATGACAACGACGACGTCTATGTCTGTGACTATGGCAACGACAGGATAAGCCAATACGACTCCAGGGGGAATTTCATTCGCCACGCCGTAAAGCTAGATGTCACCAAACCCATCCGCGTCGCCATCACCAAGTACGGCCCTCGGAGGATCGTAGTTACCATGGATACAGCTGAACCTGGAAGTAGCTCAAGTGCAGCCAAAATTTTCTACGTGTAA